GTTGAAAACAAGCCTGCATGACCGCTTACTCCACCAAAGTGAAGGGCATTTTCATCATGCACCTCTCCCCATTGATAGTCTTGTAAATAATCACGATATTCTGTAGCTGCTACGCTTTCCTTTACAATGTTCTTTGGATTAAAAAGGGTCTGGGCCATTTTAAGGGGTTCAAAAATGTTAATATTTGCAAATCGATCTAATGATTCATTCGTAATTTTTTCGATAATAATTCCTAACAAAATATAATTTACATCACTATAAATAACCGCCGAATCAATCGGTTTCCTAGTAGAGATGCTCGCTATTCGTTCAACTACCTCTTTATAAGAAACAGGCTCTCTATAAAACTTAATCTCTGATTGAAAGCCACTTGTATGGGTCAATAAATGCCGAACCGTAACACCAGCATGAAAAAAGGCTAATTCAGGAAAATAATACGAAATCGCATCGTCTAAATCTAGTTGACCTGATTCAAGTAATTTGAAAATGGATGCTGCTGTGGCAACTACCTTCGTTAACGAGGCACAATCAAAAAGGGTGTCTTCCGTCATAGCAATTTGCTTTTCACTATGCGCCGTGCCGAAAGCCTTGCAATAGATCATTTCCTCACTATTCGCGATAGCTAAAACGGCTCCAGGGATGTAACGTACCTTTACTGCATTCTCTATAAATTCCTCAACTCGTGTATATGCCACCTTGTAGACCTCCTACTTAATTGCACCTTCTGTCATTCCTTTTACAATATGACGTTGGAATATCGTATAAAAAATAATGACCGGAATAACAGCAATACATAAACCTGCAAATAATACACCCCAAGCACTATCATATTGGGCGTCTACCTTTAATAAGTTCATAGCTACCCCTAACGTATTTTTGCTTTCCGTCTGTAATAAAATGAGGGCCATGAAAAATTCATTCCAATAGGATATGGCATTTAATATCGTAACCGTCATAATTCCTGATTTAATAAGTGGTGACACAATTTTAAATAAGATCCCATACGGACTCATGCCATCTACTATTGCTGCTTCTTCTAATTCTTTAGGCACATTTCCT
This portion of the Solibacillus daqui genome encodes:
- a CDS encoding serine hydrolase domain-containing protein, with protein sequence MAYTRVEEFIENAVKVRYIPGAVLAIANSEEMIYCKAFGTAHSEKQIAMTEDTLFDCASLTKVVATAASIFKLLESGQLDLDDAISYYFPELAFFHAGVTVRHLLTHTSGFQSEIKFYREPVSYKEVVERIASISTRKPIDSAVIYSDVNYILLGIIIEKITNESLDRFANINIFEPLKMAQTLFNPKNIVKESVAATEYRDYLQDYQWGEVHDENALHFGGVSGHAGLFSTAPDLIRFAQAFMKGKTSIFTEKTKQLSKQSFSKNHDEQRGLGWQLYSQPSFSGQYLQDGFGHTGFTGTSIWVSDEQQLAIVLLTNRVHFGRTCQIQRLRRIVHNSIALDHVNK